DNA sequence from the Candidatus Limnocylindrales bacterium genome:
TCCATCGATGGAACCGATGTTGATGACGCGCGCGGGATCCTGCTTCGTTCCCGCCTTCTCGAGGAGCGGGATCAGCTCGCGCGTCAGGTTGAAGACGGCCTTGACGTTGGTGGCCAGCACCTTCTGGAACGCGTCGTCGGTGTACTCGGCCAGCGGCATGCCCCAGTTCGCGCCGGCGTTGTTGACGAGAATGTGAAGCTGGCTCTCGCGCGACTTCAGCTCGGCCGCCAGCGCCTTGACGCCGGCATCGGTGGAGATGTCGGCCGGAATGGCGATGGCGGTTCCCCACTGGCTCAGCTCGGCCACGGCCGCGTCACAGGCATCCTTCTTGCGCGAGCTGATGTAGACCTTGGCGCCGGCCTCGATGTAGCCCCGCGCGATCATCAAACCGATGCCGCGCGAGCCGCCGGTGACCAGCGCCGTCTTGCCCTGGATGGAAAACAGATCCTTCACGAAAACTCCTTGTTTCGCCGCCGCATCAGGGCGTGCTCGACCAGTACCAGACGATCGTTTCCGAAGTACATGTCCGCGCCGTCGATGAACATGGTGGGTGAGCCGAACCCGCCGCGCTCGATCAGCTCGTCGGTGTTGGCGCGCAGGCGCTCCTTGTATTCGGGCGCGGCAATCTTGCCGAAGAATTCGCCGCGGTCCAGCCCCACGGCCTCGGCTACCTCTTCGAGCACGTCGTCGCGCGAGATGTCGCGCAGATCGCCCCAGTACGCCTCGAATACCTTCCTGGAGTACTCGGAGATGCGGCCGTTCTCCTGTGCGACGAAGGCGCCGCGCATGGCCTTGACGCTGTTGACCGGAAACACCGGCGGCTGTCCGATGCGGATTCGGTACAGCGCCGCCCAGTCCTGCAGGTCCTTGGCGTAGTACCGCATTTTCGGCCACACCGGGTTCTTGCGCTGCTCGTAGACGCTGTCGTTGATGGTGTTGAAGATGCCGCCGACCAGGATCGGCCGCCAGATCAGCTCGGCGCCGGCGGCGCTGGCGACGTCCTCGATGCGAGTGAACGCAAGGTACGTCCACGGGCTGGAGCAATCGTAGAAGAACTCGAGCCTCGGCCGGCCGCTCTCGTCCGCCATCGCACGCGAGCCTGTCACACATCGCGCTTCTGGCCAACCGAGCAGGCGAAGGATATCGTGCGGCTCGTGGCTCGAGAGAAGCTCTGTTTCGTGGCAAGCGACTCGCCCGATGCGCAGCAGGCGCTGGGCGTGCTCAAGAGCCGCTACGGCAACGTGTCAGCCGGCCAGGCCGACGTCATCGTGGCCTTGGGCGGCGACGGCTTCATGCTGCAGACGTTGCACGAGCACATCGGCCACCACATCCCGATCTACGGGATGAACAAGGGCACGGTGGGCTTCCTCATGAACGACTACCACGAGGAGGACCTGCCCGCGCGCATCGCCCGCGCGGTGGCGGCGGCGATCCGTCCGCTCAAGATGCGGGCGCAGTGCGCCGGCGGCACGACCGTCGAAGCGCTGGCGATCAACGAGGTGTCGCTGCTTCGCCAGACCCGCCAGGCCGCCAAGATCCGCATCTCCATCGACGGAACCATTCGTCTCGACGAGCTCGTCTGTGACGGCGTGCTGGTGGCGACGCCTGCGGGCAGCACGGCCTACAATCTGTCGGCACACGGGCCGATCCTGCCCGTCAATTCCGGAGTGCTCGCGATCACGCCGATCAGCGCCTTCCGCCCGCGCCGGTGGCGCGGCGCCATCGTTCCCAGCGACGCCGTGATCGACTTCGAGATCATGGGCGACACCAAGCGCCCGGTCAGCGCCACCGCCGACACCACCGAAGCTCGCAACGTCCACCACGTCCACGTGCACGAAGACAAATCCATCACGCTCGAGCTGCTGTTCGACCCCGAGCACGGCCTCGAGGAGCGCATTCTCAAGGAGCAGTTCGTGCCTTGATGCCGGGCGCCGTCGGCTGCGGCCTCAACGTCCGAGCGTGAAGTAGAACGAGGCGCCTTTTCCAGGTCGGCCCTCCGCCCACACCCGTCCGCCATGGCGGCGGATGATGCGCTCCACCGTTGCCAGGCCGATGCCGTTGCCGGCAAAGTCGTTGCCGTCGTGCAGGCGCTCGAAGGGACGGAACAGCTTGTCGGCGAAGCTCATGTCGAAGCCGGCGCCATCGTCTCGCACACGGTAGACGATCTGGCCGTCCTCGCCGGCGTCGGCGCAGAACTCGATGCGGGCGACGTCCTTCTTGGCCGTGAACTTCCACGCGTTCCCGATGAGATTGACCAGCACGTCGTAGAGAAGGGCGGGGTCGCCCTGCGCCGTCAGCCCGTCCTGGATCGCGAAATCGACCTTTCGCGAGGGCTCGGATGCGGCGTGCTCGTCGGCCACCGTTCTGGCGATGGCGGACAGATCGACGTGCTCCTTGCGCGGCTCGCTGCGCCCCACGCGCGACATGCGCAGCAGGTCGTCAATGAGGGCTCCCATCCTCTTGCTGGCCGAGCTGGCGCGCTGCAGGTATCCACGCGCAGTCTCGTCCAGCGTCGGTCCGTAGTCCTCGAGCAGCACCCTGCAGAAGCCGTCGATGGAGCGCAGCGGCGCGCGAAGATCGTGCGAGACCGAATAGGAAAACGCTTCCATCTCCCGGTTGGCCTCCTCGAGCGCCGCGGTGCGCTCGGCCACGCGCCGCCCCAGGTCCTCCTCGAGGCGCTTCTGGCGCGTGACATCGGTGACGGTGGCGACGTAGCCGACGGCTCGGCCGTCGCCGTCGCGCTCGATCACGGTCTGCGCCTGCAACCAGCGACGCTCGCCCAGGCTCGACGCGGTCCGGTAGAGAAGACGGCCCGTTTCCTGTCCGCTCTCCCGCTCGGCCCACTGCTGCGCGATCCGCTGCCGGTCCTCGGGATGGATGTGCGCGGACCATTCGAAGCCGAGGGGATCCTCGTCGCCGAGTCCGAGCGTGTCGCGCACGCGCTTATTGAGGTAGGTGCAGCGCCCTTTCTGGTCGAAGCGGGCGATGCCGACCGGAACGGTATCGGCCAGGGCACGGAAGAGGCGCTCGCTGGCCTCGAGCTCGCGGCGCATTTCGCGCAGCGGAGTGATGTCGAGGGCCGTCGCGATGACGTCGCCGGAGTCCTCGTGCAGCGTGTAGTGGTTGATCGACGACCACGGCCGCCCTTCGAACGTGCCGCTGGCTTCGAACAGCACCTCCTCGCCGCGCTGCGCGCGCCGGATGTAGTCGGCCACCTCCGGAAACGTATCGAAGATGCTCTGTCCGACCGCCTGCCGTTCCTGCAAGCCGAGCCGCTCCAGCCCCCGGCCTACCGATTCGACGAGGATGCCGTTGCGGTCGACGCGAAAGAGGATGACCGGGAGCGACCGGATATTGTCGAGCGCCTGCTCGAGCGGCAGGCGCAGCTCCCGATCCTTGCTTTCGGCGAGCTGTCGTTCGAGCTCGCGGACGCGCTCCTCGAGCTCGGCGATGCGATCAAGAGCGGGGCCGTCCCATTCTTCGGCGCGCGACGTCGGCATCAAGCTGCCTCGCCGTTGCGGCGCGCGAACGCCTCTCGCAGGCAGCGGCCAGTGCTGCCGTGGATCATGGGTGGTCGCGGGACCGGGGAGCGGCCCCGCCCGCCATGGGCGCCTGACATTGTCCCGCCTCCTGCCGTGCCTCCGACCGGATCGCTGCAAGCTTTGGGACGCTTGCACGAGGCGGGCACCGGCCCATCTCGTCCCCACGCGACC
Encoded proteins:
- a CDS encoding SDR family oxidoreductase, which produces MKDLFSIQGKTALVTGGSRGIGLMIARGYIEAGAKVYISSRKKDACDAAVAELSQWGTAIAIPADISTDAGVKALAAELKSRESQLHILVNNAGANWGMPLAEYTDDAFQKVLATNVKAVFNLTRELIPLLEKAGTKQDPARVINIGSIDGLHVPALETYAYSTSKAAVHHLTRVLAKQLASSNITVNAVAPGPFQSKMMKETLERFGDLIVAQVPRGRIGEPEDMAGVAIYLASRAGAYVTGAVIPVDGGMATCL
- a CDS encoding 2-hydroxychromene-2-carboxylate isomerase, producing MADESGRPRLEFFYDCSSPWTYLAFTRIEDVASAAGAELIWRPILVGGIFNTINDSVYEQRKNPVWPKMRYYAKDLQDWAALYRIRIGQPPVFPVNSVKAMRGAFVAQENGRISEYSRKVFEAYWGDLRDISRDDVLEEVAEAVGLDRGEFFGKIAAPEYKERLRANTDELIERGGFGSPTMFIDGADMYFGNDRLVLVEHALMRRRNKEFS
- a CDS encoding NAD kinase: MAREKLCFVASDSPDAQQALGVLKSRYGNVSAGQADVIVALGGDGFMLQTLHEHIGHHIPIYGMNKGTVGFLMNDYHEEDLPARIARAVAAAIRPLKMRAQCAGGTTVEALAINEVSLLRQTRQAAKIRISIDGTIRLDELVCDGVLVATPAGSTAYNLSAHGPILPVNSGVLAITPISAFRPRRWRGAIVPSDAVIDFEIMGDTKRPVSATADTTEARNVHHVHVHEDKSITLELLFDPEHGLEERILKEQFVP
- a CDS encoding PAS domain S-box protein; translated protein: MPTSRAEEWDGPALDRIAELEERVRELERQLAESKDRELRLPLEQALDNIRSLPVILFRVDRNGILVESVGRGLERLGLQERQAVGQSIFDTFPEVADYIRRAQRGEEVLFEASGTFEGRPWSSINHYTLHEDSGDVIATALDITPLREMRRELEASERLFRALADTVPVGIARFDQKGRCTYLNKRVRDTLGLGDEDPLGFEWSAHIHPEDRQRIAQQWAERESGQETGRLLYRTASSLGERRWLQAQTVIERDGDGRAVGYVATVTDVTRQKRLEEDLGRRVAERTAALEEANREMEAFSYSVSHDLRAPLRSIDGFCRVLLEDYGPTLDETARGYLQRASSASKRMGALIDDLLRMSRVGRSEPRKEHVDLSAIARTVADEHAASEPSRKVDFAIQDGLTAQGDPALLYDVLVNLIGNAWKFTAKKDVARIEFCADAGEDGQIVYRVRDDGAGFDMSFADKLFRPFERLHDGNDFAGNGIGLATVERIIRRHGGRVWAEGRPGKGASFYFTLGR